The following coding sequences lie in one Polluticoccus soli genomic window:
- a CDS encoding GNAT family N-acetyltransferase has translation MQWIDNDVVLEGERVLLRPMRSEDIDELVQVGNDPRIWEFLSVSFEEQHIREQFFEEALRNRDKGTQYPFTIFDRAGNIIGTTRFGEMEPEHRKLEIGWTWYRPSVWGNGNNEECKYLLLSYAFEKLGAVRVQLKTNEKNYRSRRAILRLGCKFEGIYRNHVIRQGVVRNSAMFSMLPEEWPVEKENLKTIVDAKYQGAYAFKDDACNTHYNGYTITTQKHLMQPERIHQWLSTQSYWLEGAPLQIIKTALDHSFCIGVLHDGVQIGYARFVTDYARFAYLADVYIEEEHRGKGLSKKMMEVLHSLDWVKGICKLMLHTKDAHSLYTRFGYAAPPYPDRYLEKFQKQPWQ, from the coding sequence ATGCAATGGATAGATAACGATGTAGTGCTGGAAGGTGAGCGTGTATTGCTGCGCCCCATGCGATCAGAAGATATCGATGAACTGGTACAGGTAGGGAATGACCCTCGGATTTGGGAGTTCCTGTCTGTAAGCTTTGAGGAACAGCATATCAGGGAACAGTTTTTCGAAGAAGCATTGCGAAATCGCGATAAGGGTACACAATACCCCTTTACCATCTTCGATAGGGCGGGCAATATCATTGGTACTACGCGCTTTGGCGAGATGGAACCCGAACACCGCAAGCTGGAAATAGGTTGGACCTGGTATCGTCCTTCTGTATGGGGCAATGGCAACAACGAAGAGTGCAAATACCTGCTGTTGTCATACGCTTTCGAAAAACTAGGTGCTGTGCGTGTGCAGCTTAAGACCAACGAGAAGAACTACCGCTCACGACGAGCGATCCTGAGACTTGGCTGCAAGTTCGAGGGCATTTATCGCAATCATGTCATCCGCCAGGGTGTTGTTCGCAATTCAGCTATGTTCAGCATGTTGCCGGAGGAGTGGCCTGTTGAAAAGGAAAACCTGAAGACCATTGTTGATGCTAAATACCAAGGTGCGTATGCCTTTAAAGACGATGCCTGTAATACGCACTACAATGGATATACCATAACTACGCAAAAGCACCTGATGCAACCTGAGCGGATTCATCAATGGCTGTCTACACAATCTTATTGGTTAGAGGGCGCGCCATTACAGATCATCAAAACTGCACTCGATCATTCATTTTGTATCGGCGTATTGCACGATGGCGTGCAAATAGGTTATGCCCGGTTTGTCACCGACTATGCACGATTTGCCTACCTGGCCGATGTGTACATAGAAGAAGAACACCGGGGCAAGGGACTGAGCAAGAAAATGATGGAGGTATTGCATTCGCTCGACTGGGTGAAAGGAATATGCAAGCTGATGTTGCATACTAAAGACGCACACAGTCTGTACACGAGATTTGGCTACGCCGCTCCTCCTTATCCTGACCGCTATTTAGAAAAGTTCCAAAAACAACCCTGGCAATGA
- a CDS encoding GNAT family N-acetyltransferase, whose translation MIEIQPMATIHELRVCARMMHTHFPWTELNFDLPACEAAFKGGFKENYVVKKKGDIIGFAILQVQGAFSGYIQSICILPAYRNQQIGTKLIRFCEERIHKTMPNVFLCVSSVNPDAQRFYYRHGYEKIGELKDHLVRGYDEYLLRKSQGPRDEFMLRKAEAEKQSVV comes from the coding sequence ATGATAGAGATACAACCTATGGCCACGATACACGAGCTGCGTGTTTGTGCCAGGATGATGCACACGCACTTCCCGTGGACGGAATTGAACTTCGATCTGCCCGCCTGTGAAGCGGCATTCAAAGGAGGTTTTAAGGAGAACTATGTGGTTAAAAAGAAAGGCGACATAATCGGCTTTGCTATCCTGCAGGTACAAGGTGCGTTCAGTGGATATATTCAGTCCATTTGCATTTTGCCTGCTTACCGCAATCAGCAGATAGGCACAAAGCTTATTCGTTTTTGCGAAGAGAGAATACACAAGACTATGCCCAATGTATTTCTGTGTGTTTCCTCCGTTAATCCGGATGCGCAACGCTTTTACTATCGCCATGGATACGAAAAAATAGGTGAGTTGAAAGACCACCTGGTGCGTGGGTACGATGAATACCTGCTGCGCAAATCGCAGGGGCCAAGAGACGAGTTTATGCTGAGGAAGGCTGAAGCAGAAAAACAAAGCGTTGTGTAA
- the ahcY gene encoding adenosylhomocysteinase: protein MTRSEIDFKLPYKVADISLAEWGRKEITLAEAEMPGLMSIRAEYGPQQPLKGARIAGCLHMTIQTAVLIETLVALGAEVRWSSCNIFSTQDHAAAAIAAAGIGVFAWKGQTQAEADWCIEQTLFFGGEDRPLNMILDDGGDLTNIVFDNYTELVQHIKGLSEETTTGVHRLYERMQKGTLPIPAINVNDSVTKSKFDNKYGCQESLVDAIRRATDVMMAGKVAVVGGYGDVGKGSALSLRGAGVRVIVTEIDPICALQAAMDGFEVKKMEDAVKEADIVVTASGCRDLITEKHFRLMKDKAIVCNIGHFDIEIDMAWLNKAYGNTKDTIKPQVDLYTIDGKQVIVLAEGRLVNLGCAMGHPSFVMSNSFSNQTLAQIELWNNHANYENKVYVLPKVLDEKVARLHLAKIGVVLDELTDSQSEYLGIPKAGPFKADHYRY from the coding sequence ATGACTCGTTCTGAAATCGACTTCAAACTTCCCTATAAAGTAGCGGATATCAGCCTGGCTGAGTGGGGACGCAAAGAGATCACACTGGCTGAAGCTGAAATGCCGGGCCTGATGTCTATCCGTGCTGAATACGGTCCTCAACAGCCGTTGAAAGGTGCGCGTATCGCAGGTTGCCTGCACATGACCATCCAGACTGCCGTGCTGATCGAGACACTGGTAGCACTGGGTGCTGAAGTGCGTTGGAGCTCTTGCAACATCTTCTCTACTCAAGACCACGCTGCGGCTGCTATCGCTGCTGCAGGTATCGGCGTGTTTGCCTGGAAAGGACAAACACAAGCTGAAGCTGACTGGTGCATCGAACAAACTCTGTTCTTCGGTGGTGAAGACCGCCCGCTGAACATGATCCTGGACGATGGCGGTGACCTGACGAACATCGTGTTCGACAACTACACTGAGCTTGTACAGCACATCAAAGGCCTTAGCGAAGAAACTACTACCGGCGTTCACCGCCTGTACGAGCGTATGCAGAAAGGCACCCTGCCTATCCCTGCTATCAACGTGAACGACTCAGTTACCAAGTCTAAATTCGACAACAAATACGGTTGCCAGGAATCTCTGGTTGACGCTATCCGCCGCGCTACAGACGTAATGATGGCCGGTAAGGTAGCTGTTGTTGGTGGCTACGGCGACGTAGGTAAAGGTTCTGCACTGTCGCTGCGTGGCGCTGGTGTACGTGTTATCGTTACCGAGATCGACCCGATCTGCGCACTGCAGGCTGCTATGGACGGCTTTGAAGTAAAGAAGATGGAAGACGCTGTAAAAGAGGCTGACATCGTCGTTACTGCTTCTGGCTGCCGCGACCTGATCACGGAAAAACACTTCCGCCTGATGAAGGACAAAGCTATCGTTTGTAACATCGGCCACTTCGATATCGAGATCGATATGGCATGGTTGAACAAAGCTTATGGCAACACTAAAGACACCATCAAACCACAGGTTGACCTGTACACTATAGATGGCAAACAAGTGATCGTGCTGGCTGAAGGCCGCCTGGTGAACCTGGGTTGCGCTATGGGCCACCCTTCATTTGTAATGTCTAACTCATTCTCTAACCAGACACTGGCACAGATAGAGCTGTGGAACAACCACGCTAACTACGAGAACAAAGTATACGTTCTGCCTAAAGTACTGGACGAGAAAGTTGCCCGCCTGCACCTTGCCAAAATTGGCGTGGTTCTGGACGAGCTGACCGATTCTCAGTCTGAATACCTCGGTATTCCTAAGGCTGGTCCGTTCAAAGCTGACCACTACCGCTACTAG